The DNA sequence GACCGGACCGCGCAACCGTCGTATCCGTCGCCTCGGGGGCGTCGCGGTACAGTCGTCGAGCGGTGGGAGCGGGACTCCACTTGTTGCCCCCGGTTGTTCCGGGGGCGGTCGTGAGTGCAAGGCTACCAGGCATGACCGATCACTCCCAGCCGACCCCCGTCCCCGGCGCGGATTCCCCGGCCGACGCCGAGGCGCCCGTCCGCGCACTCGATTCCATCCCCGCCATCGAGGTGATCTCCCGCGCCGCCGTCATGCTGATGAGCGCCGCCGCGGAGAAACTGGGCCTCGCCGACGAGGATCCGGACGCCAGCCCGCGTCGCGACCTCGACGAGGCGCGGCGGCTCATCCAGGCGCTCGCGGGCCTGATCACCGAGTCCGCGGAGTACCTCGGGCCGCACGCCGCACCCCTGCGCGACGGTCTGCAATCGCTGCAGCGCGCATTCCGCGAATCCTCCGCGATCCCCGACGAGCCAGGCAAGGGCCCCGGCGAGCACCTCACCGGACCGGTCCGCTGAGTTCTCCTCGCGCCCTGCGCCACCACGCGTCATACTCGGTGTCATGAACGCGCACGCCCGGACTCCCGCCGCCCAGGCTGAGGGCCTGGTCAAAACCTATGGTTCCGGAGCCACGGCGGTGGTGGCGTTGGGCGGGGAAGGCCGGGCGGGGGTGGACCTCACGCTGCCGCGGGGGGAGTTCACTGCGATCATGGGCCCGTCCGGCTCCGGCAAGTCGACTCTGATGCACTGCCTCGCCGGCCTGGACTCCCCCACGTCCGGCTCCGTACGCGTGGGCGAGACCGAACTGCGCGGCCTAGGCGACAAGGAACTCACCGCGCTCCGTCGCGACCGGATCGGCTTCGTGTTCCAGTCGTTCAACCTGGTGCCCACGCTCACCGCCGCGGAGAACATCACCCTGCCCGTGGACATCGCCGGGCGCACGGTGGACCGTGACCTCTACGACAACGTGGTCGACCGCCTCGGGCTGCGCGACCGCCTCGGGCACCGACCGTCCGAGCTTTCCGGCGGGCAGCAGCAGCGCGTCGCGTGTGCCCGGGCCCTCGTCGGGGCCCCCGAGCTGGTCTTCGGCGACGAGCCCACCGGCAACCTCGACTCGCGCTCGTCCGGCGAGGTCCTCGGCATCCTGCGCGACGCGGTGGACAGGCTCGGGCACACAGTGGTCATCGTCACCCATGAACCGACGGCCGCGGCCTACGCCGACCGCGTCGTATTCCTTGCCGACGGGCGCATCGTCGGCGAGATGCGCAACCCCGCCGCGGACACGGTGCTGGACCGGATGAAGGTCCTGGATTCGTGAACTGCGCGCGGGTCCGGGCGGGAGCCGGGCGCACTCCAGCACTTCGCCGGGTCGCACTGCGCACTCTCGCCGCCAACCGGGTTCGGTTGGCGCTCACCGTGGTCGCCGTGGTCCTCGGCACCGCGTTCGTCGCCGGATCCTTCGTCTTCACCGACACCCTGCACAAGGCGTTCGACGGGGTGTTCGCCGACGTGGCCGAGGGCGTCGACGTGCAAGTCTCCACGGAGCACCCAGGCGCGGGCGGCGTTCCCGACGCGTACGGCCCCTTGCTCCGCGGCCTCCAGCACGTCGCGGACGTCACCCCGCAGGTGTCGGGGCCCGTGGTGCTCGTCGACGCCGACGGGAAGCCCGTGCAAACCGGCGGCGCCCCCAGCATGGGCCTGTCCTACACCCGCCCCGGGACGGCGCCGGGGGACCCGGAGCCCATCGTGGCGGGCGCGCCGCCCTCCACCGACGGTGAGGTGATGCTCAACGACGCCGCCGCGCGCGCGGCGGGCCTGCACGTGGGCGACCGCACACAGGTGCTCGTCCCTGCAAAGGGGCTCCAGGACGTCACCGTCACCGGGATTTACTCCCCCGCCGCGGACACCGGCGGCTACGTGGGGGTCGAGTTCACCGCGGAACAGGCCCGGGCCCTGTTCACTGACGGCTCCCACGTTGGGGCGTTCCAGGTGACCGCCACCCCCGGGACCGCACCCGCGACGCTGCGCGACGAGATCGCCGCGGCCCTGCCCGGCACCCCGGAGCTGCGGGTCGAGACCGGCGCGCAGGTACGCGAGCGTGTGCAGTCGCAGCTGGACGACGCGCTGCGCTTCGTCAACTATTTCCTGCTCGCCTTCGGCGCGATCGCGCTACTCGCCGGGACCTTCATCATCTACAACACCTTCTCAATGATCGTCGCGCAGCGCATGCGCGAGCTGGCGCTGCTGCGGGCCGTCGGCGCAGGCCGTCGGCAGATCCGCCGCTCGGTGCTGGGCGAGGCGGCGGCGGTGGGCCTGGCGGGCAGCGCGGTAGGCCTCGCCGCGGGGATCGGACTGGCCTATGGACTGCGCG is a window from the Tomitella gaofuii genome containing:
- a CDS encoding ABC transporter ATP-binding protein, which encodes MNAHARTPAAQAEGLVKTYGSGATAVVALGGEGRAGVDLTLPRGEFTAIMGPSGSGKSTLMHCLAGLDSPTSGSVRVGETELRGLGDKELTALRRDRIGFVFQSFNLVPTLTAAENITLPVDIAGRTVDRDLYDNVVDRLGLRDRLGHRPSELSGGQQQRVACARALVGAPELVFGDEPTGNLDSRSSGEVLGILRDAVDRLGHTVVIVTHEPTAAAYADRVVFLADGRIVGEMRNPAADTVLDRMKVLDS
- a CDS encoding DUF1844 domain-containing protein — protein: MTDHSQPTPVPGADSPADAEAPVRALDSIPAIEVISRAAVMLMSAAAEKLGLADEDPDASPRRDLDEARRLIQALAGLITESAEYLGPHAAPLRDGLQSLQRAFRESSAIPDEPGKGPGEHLTGPVR